A genomic stretch from Merismopedia glauca CCAP 1448/3 includes:
- a CDS encoding P-II family nitrogen regulator, with protein MHLVKKIEIIANSFELAKILEVLDKSGVHGHAVIRNVAGKGLRGGAEDLDMTMLDNVYILAFCMPEELKSVVEKVRPILNKFGGTCYITDTMEIRSLKCVASL; from the coding sequence ATGCATTTAGTTAAGAAAATTGAAATAATTGCGAATTCATTTGAACTTGCCAAGATCTTGGAGGTTTTAGACAAATCTGGCGTACACGGTCATGCGGTGATTCGTAACGTTGCTGGTAAAGGTTTAAGAGGGGGTGCAGAAGATCTAGATATGACAATGCTAGATAATGTCTATATTCTCGCCTTTTGTATGCCCGAAGAGCTTAAGTCAGTGGTAGAGAAAGTTAGACCAATATTAAATAAATTTGGTGGCACCTGTTACATCACAGATACAATGGAGATCCGTTCTCTTAAATGCGTAGCATCGCTCTGA
- the hisA gene encoding 1-(5-phosphoribosyl)-5-[(5-phosphoribosylamino)methylideneamino]imidazole-4-carboxamide isomerase, whose amino-acid sequence MEVIPAIDLLSGKCVRLYQGNYQQSEVFDDRPELVARRWVEQGATRLHVVDLDGAKAGKPVNLSAIAAIVEAVDVPIQVGGGLRDRSSVASLLNMGVNCAILGTVAVEKPDLVQYLATEFSHQILVGIDARNGQVATRGWLETSTVAATDLAERMAKMGVAGIIYTDIQRDGTLAGPNLEALTEVASSVNIPIIASGGVSSVTDLLSLLGLAPLGVEGVIVGRALYTGDVILKEALQAVGSGRYQDIPPDFGTSALA is encoded by the coding sequence ATGGAAGTTATCCCCGCCATTGACTTACTCTCAGGTAAGTGTGTCAGGTTATATCAGGGAAATTATCAGCAATCAGAAGTGTTTGACGATCGCCCCGAATTAGTGGCTCGGCGATGGGTTGAACAAGGTGCCACTAGATTGCACGTAGTGGATCTAGATGGAGCTAAGGCAGGTAAACCAGTTAATTTATCTGCTATAGCCGCCATTGTCGAAGCTGTAGATGTCCCGATTCAAGTCGGTGGCGGGTTACGCGATCGCTCTAGTGTTGCCTCTTTGCTAAATATGGGGGTAAATTGCGCCATACTAGGGACTGTAGCTGTAGAAAAACCGGATTTAGTTCAATATCTAGCCACAGAGTTTTCTCACCAAATCTTAGTGGGAATTGATGCTCGTAATGGACAAGTAGCCACTCGCGGTTGGCTAGAAACTTCGACAGTTGCGGCGACAGATTTGGCAGAGAGGATGGCAAAAATGGGGGTAGCTGGCATTATTTATACAGATATTCAAAGGGATGGCACTCTGGCTGGCCCAAATCTAGAAGCTTTAACAGAGGTGGCTAGCAGCGTCAATATCCCTATTATTGCTTCTGGTGGAGTCAGTTCCGTCACTGACTTACTCAGCCTCTTAGGATTGGCTCCTCTAGGGGTTGAAGGGGTCATCGTCGGTCGGGCGCTGTACACTGGAGATGTGATTTTGAAAGAAGCTCTCCAAGCTGTTGGTTCTGGTCGATATCAAGACATACCCCCAGATTTTGGGACTTCGGCACTGGCGTAA
- a CDS encoding inorganic phosphate transporter, protein MMLLISIAILAFYLAANLGANDVANSMGTSVGSKAITLKQAVIIAGILEFIGAVCFGRAVAETLGTEIINPDLFADTPQLLLLAMVAVLVSVGLWMQIATSQGLPVSSSHGVVGAIAGCSWVAIGPEAVNWSSIGTISIGWVLTPVVSGLFAAGLYSIVQRNILAKTNPQVYLAEWIPWLSAALVGVFGVIVLPIITEPINQFFGFPHGYLPLIFGGVAWLGITVNGWQQFNQQTPLPGEGREKLTSDLVESVLARFQVLSASCVAFAHGSNDVGNAIAPLAVIAYILSTGMVPQTGLNVPLWILIVGGVGIITGLAIWGKNVIATVGEGIIPLQPSSGFSAELATATTILLASRFGLPVSTSHALVGAVVGIGLVQNWRSVKLGTLKAIALAWVTTIPICGLLGAGVFVLLKAIFNG, encoded by the coding sequence ATGATGTTGTTAATTTCGATCGCCATATTAGCCTTTTACTTGGCAGCCAACTTAGGAGCCAATGATGTTGCTAATTCTATGGGAACTTCTGTTGGTTCTAAGGCAATTACCCTGAAGCAAGCAGTTATTATAGCTGGTATTTTAGAGTTTATTGGTGCAGTTTGCTTTGGCAGGGCTGTAGCTGAGACTTTAGGTACTGAGATTATTAATCCCGATCTATTTGCTGACACTCCCCAGCTTTTACTGTTAGCAATGGTAGCAGTATTAGTGAGTGTGGGGTTATGGATGCAGATAGCTACTAGCCAAGGATTGCCTGTATCTTCGTCTCATGGAGTAGTGGGGGCGATCGCTGGGTGTAGTTGGGTGGCGATCGGTCCTGAAGCGGTAAATTGGTCATCTATTGGCACTATTTCTATCGGTTGGGTACTAACACCCGTGGTGAGTGGTTTGTTCGCTGCTGGGCTTTATAGCATCGTTCAGCGCAATATTTTGGCTAAAACTAATCCTCAAGTTTATTTAGCTGAATGGATTCCCTGGTTGAGCGCGGCTTTGGTGGGAGTTTTTGGGGTAATTGTGTTACCGATTATCACTGAACCAATCAATCAATTTTTCGGCTTCCCTCATGGATATTTACCCTTAATTTTCGGGGGGGTAGCTTGGTTGGGAATTACAGTCAATGGTTGGCAACAATTTAACCAGCAAACCCCTCTTCCAGGCGAGGGTAGGGAGAAGTTAACTAGTGATTTAGTAGAATCAGTTCTAGCCAGATTTCAGGTGTTGAGTGCTAGTTGCGTGGCATTTGCTCACGGTTCTAATGATGTAGGTAATGCGATCGCACCTTTAGCTGTAATTGCCTATATTCTCAGTACTGGCATGGTTCCCCAAACAGGATTAAATGTCCCACTGTGGATTTTAATCGTTGGTGGAGTCGGAATTATTACGGGATTGGCAATCTGGGGCAAAAATGTGATTGCGACTGTGGGAGAAGGGATTATTCCTTTACAGCCCAGCAGTGGTTTTTCGGCAGAATTAGCGACAGCAACCACAATTTTACTGGCTTCTCGCTTTGGATTGCCAGTTTCTACTTCTCACGCCTTGGTAGGAGCAGTTGTAGGCATTGGATTGGTACAAAACTGGCGTTCTGTCAAACTAGGAACCCTCAAAGCCATAGCTTTGGCTTGGGTAACAACAATTCCTATCTGCGGACTCTTGGGTGCAGGAGTTTTTGTGCTGTTAAAGGCGATTTTTAACGGTTAA
- a CDS encoding SirB1 family protein, with amino-acid sequence MTIKFSLARQAFLHEIRQPEAEIDVAKAALYIAQEEFPSLDVDRYLIQLDIWAAEVGKTLLPESYPLKTIKHINKYLYDELGYRGNQADYYDPRNSFLNQVIDRRTGIPITLAVVYLEIARRVNFPMVGIGMPGHFLIRPEFEDVGIFVDVFHQGEILFEQDCLELLRKMYQQPLPSLPPEFLAPVTSKQLLARMLTNLKVIYIQRNDLTKALGSVERILLLFPDALGELRDRGIIHTQLGNFSAATLDLETYLEQVPYGTDTAKIRQLLAEIRQKSEE; translated from the coding sequence TTGACTATCAAATTTTCTCTAGCACGGCAAGCTTTTTTGCACGAAATTCGTCAACCAGAGGCAGAAATTGACGTAGCTAAAGCGGCTCTTTATATTGCCCAAGAAGAATTTCCCTCTCTAGATGTCGATCGATATCTGATTCAATTAGATATATGGGCGGCGGAAGTAGGAAAAACCTTACTTCCTGAATCTTATCCTCTCAAAACTATCAAACATATCAATAAATATCTCTACGACGAGTTAGGCTATCGAGGAAACCAAGCAGATTACTACGATCCGCGCAATAGTTTTCTCAATCAAGTCATCGATCGCCGGACGGGTATCCCCATTACTCTAGCCGTAGTCTATCTGGAAATAGCTCGGCGAGTCAATTTTCCGATGGTAGGGATTGGAATGCCAGGACATTTCCTGATTCGCCCAGAATTTGAAGATGTAGGCATATTTGTCGATGTTTTTCATCAAGGTGAAATTTTATTTGAGCAAGATTGTCTAGAACTGTTGCGGAAAATGTATCAACAGCCTTTACCCTCTTTACCTCCAGAGTTTCTCGCACCCGTCACCTCGAAGCAACTTCTAGCCAGAATGCTAACGAATCTGAAAGTTATCTACATCCAGCGAAACGATTTAACTAAAGCTTTGGGATCTGTAGAACGAATTTTGCTACTATTTCCAGATGCTTTGGGAGAACTGCGCGATCGCGGTATAATCCATACTCAATTAGGTAATTTTTCCGCCGCTACCCTTGACTTAGAAACCTATCTAGAACAGGTTCCTTACGGTACAGATACCGCAAAAATTAGGCAATTGCTAGCAGAAATTCGCCAAAAATCTGAAGAATAG
- a CDS encoding FAD-dependent oxidoreductase, with product MHDSLSTQILSQIPGNSLQSLRQADNLWLAMRQGNIPIPTVISESSQTLENVEWDVTICGGTLGILLAAALQMRGVKVALLERGILQGREQEWNISRQELGSFLRLGLLTAAELEEAIATEYNPARVSFANSPDIWVQNVLNIGIDPVYLLETLKSKFIGAGGELFEQTPFQTATIHPNGVQIQAGGKVLNTRLLIDAMGHFSPIVRQLRQGKKPEGVCLVVGTCAQGYQKNETGDIFASFTAIQHQCQYFWEAFPARDGRTTYLFTYMDADPERFSLEFLFDEYFRLLPEYQEVELSELKFIRALFGFFPFYRQSPLKPKCDRLLLVGDSSGSQSPVSFGGFGAIVRHLERLTTGITEALALDVLNQQNLAQIQPYQPNIAVTWMFQRAMSVGMNQKLPPDRINQLLSTMFQAMNGLGDEVLRPFLQDVVGFSGLSQTLLRVSLTNPQIVIPIVPQVGIATLLDWLIHYLNLGRYSALYPIGKLLQPLIEQLPPQQRYNYRRSLEAWEYGSGSDSHSD from the coding sequence ATGCATGACAGTTTATCAACCCAAATCCTCAGCCAAATACCTGGAAATTCCCTGCAATCTCTACGCCAAGCTGATAATTTGTGGTTAGCTATGCGACAGGGAAATATCCCAATTCCCACAGTTATTAGCGAAAGTTCTCAAACTCTGGAAAATGTAGAGTGGGATGTAACTATCTGTGGAGGAACGTTAGGAATTTTACTGGCTGCTGCTTTACAGATGAGAGGAGTCAAGGTAGCACTACTAGAAAGGGGTATTTTGCAGGGAAGGGAACAAGAATGGAATATTTCTCGGCAAGAATTGGGTAGCTTTTTACGGTTGGGTTTACTGACAGCAGCAGAATTAGAAGAAGCGATCGCCACTGAGTATAACCCGGCTCGCGTATCTTTTGCCAATTCTCCAGATATTTGGGTACAAAATGTTTTAAATATTGGTATAGATCCAGTTTACTTACTAGAAACTCTCAAATCTAAGTTTATTGGTGCTGGAGGTGAATTATTTGAACAAACACCTTTTCAAACAGCGACGATTCACCCTAATGGGGTACAAATACAAGCTGGCGGAAAAGTCCTCAATACTCGGCTTTTAATCGATGCGATGGGGCATTTTTCCCCAATTGTGCGACAACTACGCCAAGGGAAAAAACCAGAAGGGGTTTGCTTGGTGGTGGGTACTTGCGCTCAAGGATACCAAAAAAACGAAACTGGGGATATTTTTGCATCTTTTACAGCGATTCAACATCAATGTCAGTACTTTTGGGAAGCTTTTCCCGCTAGAGATGGGAGAACGACTTATTTATTCACTTATATGGATGCAGATCCAGAACGTTTTAGCTTAGAGTTTCTATTTGATGAGTATTTCCGGTTATTACCAGAGTATCAAGAAGTAGAACTATCTGAATTAAAATTTATCAGGGCATTATTCGGCTTTTTCCCTTTTTACCGCCAAAGTCCCTTGAAACCAAAGTGCGATCGCTTATTACTAGTAGGTGATAGTAGTGGGAGTCAGTCACCTGTGAGTTTCGGTGGATTTGGAGCAATTGTAAGGCACCTAGAACGCCTCACGACGGGCATTACAGAAGCGTTAGCATTAGATGTTCTAAATCAGCAAAACCTAGCTCAAATACAGCCCTATCAGCCTAATATCGCAGTTACCTGGATGTTTCAAAGGGCGATGAGTGTAGGGATGAATCAAAAACTGCCACCAGATCGCATCAACCAGTTATTATCCACGATGTTTCAGGCAATGAATGGCTTAGGCGATGAAGTTTTAAGACCATTTTTGCAAGATGTGGTCGGATTTTCCGGTTTATCTCAAACCTTGCTACGAGTATCTTTAACTAATCCCCAAATCGTAATTCCTATTGTGCCCCAAGTAGGAATTGCAACTTTATTAGATTGGCTGATTCATTACCTAAATTTGGGTAGATATAGTGCTTTGTACCCAATCGGTAAGTTATTGCAGCCCTTAATTGAGCAATTACCCCCTCAACAGCGATATAATTACAGGCGATCGCTCGAAGCGTGGGAGTATGGTTCAGGAAGCGATTCCCACTCAGATTAA
- a CDS encoding response regulator produces MVTIPESRAQTYHQFEPQAQALLQEIEQGLTALAEDRSLKTIYQLVRATHTLKVDAAYLNLELVHNLASGLESICRSLAQDTVNLEPQQWELLKSAYQYLKILLASDRLSVPETRGETELTSEIEILLTHLQSQIAALPPPPAFLPTSAELGIDVDEFILTQEVPQLLAAWEKIITDSKPTQLQEKLATQAEIFLRFGEVLDLTEFIDIAQVVLSVLANQPSLAIAVGKLALIGLKSAHQSAQQANSQIPEPDPEAISLESLFKPHQFSETPVQITPDDSDILDSASLSLIASKHNNSLAPSLAIEELIQDYVTEEELLPENNWQVADIFNEALVEEPELLNLELFESKLLGEFNPSTSSSVGGVSVTDASSLFTEPYFLDTETLLVWKVENLILTLPSSNILEISHSYSAYDLSSTAYPTLVTWKQQQLPLFHLGQLLTYSTFPPPKLAVTPFNNDTLPQPEAAFLIVVKLATETIAIDLVIDKLISQTYLEIQPFGSALLPPKYIYGCTLLEEDRLFPVVDVVKLLNQQMQQSAAVASSPTILIVDDSKTVREILRMTLQGAGYRVLIAENGEQALQYCHQHPEIKLTICDIEMPKVNGFEFLVYRRQQAEWRKIPVVMLTFCSTDREKNLAMQLGAAAYITKPYLKDDLLATIKGILACGNK; encoded by the coding sequence ATGGTTACTATTCCTGAGAGCCGCGCCCAAACTTATCACCAATTTGAGCCACAAGCTCAGGCTCTTTTGCAAGAAATTGAGCAAGGCTTGACTGCTCTGGCTGAAGATCGCAGTTTGAAGACCATTTATCAATTGGTAAGAGCAACTCACACTTTAAAAGTCGATGCTGCTTATCTCAATTTAGAATTGGTTCACAATCTAGCATCTGGATTGGAAAGCATTTGTCGATCTTTAGCCCAAGATACGGTTAACTTGGAGCCACAGCAGTGGGAATTATTAAAATCTGCCTATCAGTATTTAAAAATATTACTGGCGAGCGATCGCTTGTCAGTTCCTGAAACTAGAGGTGAAACCGAATTAACCTCAGAAATAGAAATCTTACTGACTCATTTGCAATCACAGATAGCCGCTTTGCCCCCACCACCAGCTTTTTTGCCGACATCTGCCGAACTTGGCATTGATGTAGATGAATTTATTCTCACCCAAGAAGTACCCCAACTTTTGGCTGCATGGGAAAAAATTATTACCGATAGCAAACCAACTCAACTTCAGGAGAAACTGGCAACTCAAGCTGAGATTTTCCTGCGGTTTGGAGAGGTGTTAGATTTAACAGAATTTATCGATATCGCCCAGGTTGTGTTAAGTGTCTTGGCAAATCAACCCTCTTTGGCGATCGCTGTAGGTAAGTTAGCTTTAATAGGACTAAAATCTGCTCATCAATCCGCGCAACAGGCAAATAGCCAAATTCCTGAGCCAGATCCCGAGGCTATCTCCCTAGAATCTCTGTTTAAACCCCATCAATTCTCAGAAACACCAGTTCAGATTACTCCAGATGATTCGGATATCTTAGACTCAGCTTCTTTATCCTTAATTGCTAGTAAACATAACAACTCTTTAGCCCCTTCCTTAGCTATAGAAGAATTAATTCAAGATTATGTGACGGAGGAAGAGTTACTACCAGAAAATAATTGGCAAGTAGCTGATATTTTTAATGAAGCCCTAGTAGAAGAACCAGAACTTCTAAATCTCGAATTATTTGAATCAAAACTATTGGGAGAATTCAATCCTTCTACTTCATCTTCCGTAGGAGGGGTTTCTGTCACTGATGCATCTAGCCTGTTTACAGAACCTTATTTCCTCGATACAGAAACTTTACTAGTCTGGAAGGTGGAAAACCTGATTTTAACCCTGCCTTCAAGTAATATTTTAGAAATTTCTCATTCTTATAGCGCTTATGACCTATCTTCTACCGCATATCCCACTCTAGTGACCTGGAAACAGCAGCAACTACCTCTGTTTCACCTGGGGCAATTACTAACATATAGTACCTTTCCTCCCCCAAAATTGGCAGTAACACCTTTTAACAACGATACGTTACCCCAGCCAGAAGCAGCTTTTTTGATTGTCGTTAAACTGGCAACAGAAACCATTGCAATTGATTTAGTCATCGATAAACTGATATCTCAGACCTACTTGGAAATCCAACCTTTCGGTTCTGCCTTATTGCCTCCTAAATACATATATGGTTGTACTTTACTGGAGGAAGATCGATTATTCCCAGTGGTTGATGTGGTGAAGTTGCTGAACCAACAAATGCAACAATCAGCAGCAGTAGCATCAAGCCCAACCATCTTAATTGTTGATGACTCGAAAACTGTCAGAGAGATTTTGCGGATGACTTTACAAGGTGCTGGTTACCGAGTTTTAATCGCCGAAAACGGCGAACAAGCCCTTCAATATTGCCACCAACACCCAGAAATTAAACTAACCATCTGTGATATTGAAATGCCGAAAGTCAACGGATTTGAGTTTCTGGTGTACCGTCGCCAACAAGCTGAATGGAGGAAAATTCCGGTGGTGATGCTGACATTTTGTAGCACTGATAGGGAAAAAAATTTAGCGATGCAGTTAGGCGCAGCAGCCTACATTACTAAACCCTATCTGAAAGACGATCTATTAGCCACAATTAAAGGAATATTGGCGTGTGGCAATAAGTAA
- a CDS encoding carbonic anhydrase, which translates to MKEEELTIKRRQLLKLGTASAFGLILTAGDLFWQVEQARGDELTSPSLTPEAALQELLAGNQRFVAHKAQHPHQSEKRLQDLAQAQHPFVTVLSCADSRVTAEIIFDQGLGDIFDVRIAGNLATQGAVASIEYAVVELKTPILMVLGHERCGAVTAAVKKADLPGEMSLFVKEIAPAVDKTKNMAGDAVENAVVANVKEQMQKLKRSPLLAERLASGTLKIVGGRYDLDTGKVTAIA; encoded by the coding sequence ATGAAGGAAGAGGAATTAACCATTAAACGTCGGCAGTTGCTAAAATTGGGCACTGCTAGCGCCTTTGGCTTAATCTTGACAGCAGGGGATTTGTTTTGGCAAGTAGAACAGGCACGGGGAGATGAACTAACATCTCCATCCCTGACTCCAGAGGCAGCTTTGCAAGAGCTTTTGGCTGGTAATCAGCGATTTGTGGCGCACAAAGCTCAACATCCCCATCAGTCTGAAAAAAGGTTGCAAGATCTAGCTCAAGCTCAACATCCTTTTGTAACAGTATTAAGTTGTGCCGATTCAAGAGTAACAGCCGAAATTATCTTTGATCAAGGTTTAGGTGATATTTTTGACGTGCGAATTGCTGGGAATTTGGCTACCCAAGGTGCTGTAGCTAGTATTGAATATGCTGTGGTGGAACTAAAAACGCCTATCTTGATGGTACTAGGTCACGAGCGCTGTGGAGCCGTCACCGCAGCAGTCAAAAAAGCCGATTTACCAGGTGAAATGAGCTTGTTTGTCAAAGAGATCGCCCCAGCAGTGGATAAAACCAAGAATATGGCTGGAGATGCGGTAGAAAACGCCGTAGTCGCTAACGTCAAAGAACAGATGCAAAAGCTCAAGCGATCGCCTCTGTTAGCAGAACGGTTAGCTTCAGGTACACTGAAGATCGTGGGCGGACGTTATGACTTAGATACAGGCAAAGTTACAGCGATCGCTTAA
- a CDS encoding GAF domain-containing protein: MNQPPNEQPESAPKHDSRPKLNRHNSESSENMAKIPLDEVGEKGNLTQTEDGVDRHQSSIASLDHSRSLIMTEPSKRSLVRQPKLSPQIIAIAIALTTLPPLAIATATYFSHKSLEQKVAQTPINSSITTQKLEQETNYLLWMSCLTAIVAGGLSVWAVRKTVAPILDAAAISTMLVRRLRIQEMSSTPPAAGKDALRNLARNMDILQQRFPDLLLKQELTSEMLQLLAQITTGLRNAASEEEVLRITTNQVRQAFRTDRVTIFRYDRYPQGTFVAEAIGSGFPRLVWSTIESYPISDRYLNPSSNPPVIAIDNILQADLSDEELELYQRFGVKAFLTTPIYRHGKIFGLLIAHQCNTERLWQPLELDLLTQIANQVGLALESAQNMEQVEGKINQARIFIRTTQLIRSSLDEDEVLKTSVEAIRREIDSERVIIYKFDEQWYGTVLAESIAPGYPKMLWAEIYDPCFEEGFIEKYQAGRVQATNNIYEAGLTECYIDQMETFKVKANLVAPILKDNYLFGLLIAHQCSDYREWQQWEIDWFAQIASEVGYALDHARLLKQIEAESQRSHLFTQLIRRIRSSIKFDEIVKTSVEEARKAIAADRVIILILQPDGTGDVAAESISPGLPHAIAYKFKPSWIPEPLRQAYRQGQVIATDDVFASQFNGEQIQLLQRLGIQSSLVAPILVKNEQLFGLLMAHQCTQSRQWQTQEIEMFAQIATQIGYALEPAQIVDQVEQAYQSAAIATLEQRRQLEKIEQQLTHLLVHSQTIAGELQQEQPRAMESVTETYNQIQSLANLTQKIVTAAEQTKIREQHISEMLQGQFKTLHALQAKNSALQDTGSQAAQTFQQIQLPIDRLIEAIELISKIANQLKLQSVNVALEASRYGGEGQKLREIAEKVMAYLRQLELDLGEVKPLVASIQTQSQTAALALNTSAETSSIGNQLLTSTQQELNQILAVTGEIGLLADGIVQSATEQSSNLQSASEKAIALAQIISNKAQSSEVVSQFMEELTALTAVLKTIKL, translated from the coding sequence ATGAACCAACCTCCCAACGAACAACCTGAATCAGCCCCAAAACATGATTCTAGACCTAAATTAAATCGCCATAACTCTGAATCAAGCGAAAATATGGCTAAAATTCCCTTGGATGAGGTTGGGGAGAAAGGCAACCTTACACAAACTGAAGATGGGGTAGATCGCCATCAAAGTTCGATCGCCAGTCTCGATCACTCTCGATCGCTAATTATGACAGAGCCGAGTAAGCGATCGCTAGTCCGCCAGCCTAAATTATCCCCGCAAATTATCGCGATTGCCATTGCCCTGACTACCTTACCACCACTAGCGATCGCCACGGCAACTTACTTCAGTCACAAATCTCTCGAACAGAAAGTGGCTCAAACTCCCATTAATTCCAGCATTACCACCCAGAAACTGGAACAAGAAACCAATTACTTGCTATGGATGAGTTGTTTAACGGCGATTGTCGCTGGAGGATTATCAGTTTGGGCGGTTAGAAAAACTGTCGCCCCTATTCTAGATGCGGCAGCCATCAGTACTATGTTAGTCAGGCGATTGCGGATTCAGGAAATGTCCTCCACCCCTCCCGCAGCAGGCAAAGATGCCTTGAGGAATTTAGCCAGAAATATGGATATTCTCCAGCAAAGATTTCCAGATTTACTGTTAAAACAAGAATTAACCTCAGAAATGCTGCAATTGTTGGCTCAGATTACCACGGGACTGAGAAATGCAGCTTCTGAAGAAGAAGTTTTAAGAATCACTACCAATCAAGTCCGCCAAGCCTTTCGCACTGACCGAGTGACCATATTTCGCTACGATCGCTATCCTCAAGGAACTTTTGTCGCTGAAGCTATCGGTTCGGGATTTCCTAGATTGGTCTGGTCAACCATTGAATCTTATCCCATTAGCGATCGCTACCTCAACCCAAGCTCTAATCCACCAGTCATTGCGATTGATAATATCCTCCAAGCTGACTTAAGCGATGAAGAATTAGAGTTATACCAACGGTTTGGAGTCAAAGCTTTTTTAACTACTCCTATCTATCGCCACGGCAAAATCTTTGGCTTATTAATTGCTCATCAATGCAATACAGAGAGATTATGGCAACCCCTAGAACTCGATCTATTGACCCAAATCGCCAATCAAGTCGGATTAGCCTTGGAATCAGCCCAAAATATGGAGCAAGTTGAGGGAAAAATCAATCAAGCTCGGATTTTCATCAGAACAACCCAACTGATTCGCTCTTCTTTAGATGAAGATGAAGTTCTCAAAACTAGTGTCGAGGCAATTCGCAGGGAAATTGACAGCGAACGGGTCATTATTTATAAATTTGACGAGCAATGGTACGGTACGGTGCTGGCGGAATCTATTGCCCCTGGATATCCTAAAATGCTCTGGGCAGAAATCTACGATCCTTGTTTTGAAGAAGGATTTATCGAGAAGTATCAAGCGGGACGAGTTCAAGCTACCAACAATATCTACGAAGCAGGTCTGACAGAATGCTATATAGACCAAATGGAAACTTTTAAGGTCAAAGCCAATTTAGTAGCCCCAATTTTAAAAGATAATTACTTGTTTGGCTTATTAATTGCTCATCAATGTTCTGATTATAGAGAATGGCAACAATGGGAAATTGATTGGTTTGCCCAAATCGCTAGTGAAGTGGGTTATGCCTTAGATCATGCCAGACTCTTAAAGCAGATTGAGGCAGAAAGTCAGCGTTCTCATCTATTTACTCAACTAATCAGGCGCATCAGGTCTTCAATCAAGTTTGACGAAATAGTCAAAACTAGTGTCGAAGAAGCCCGTAAAGCGATCGCCGCAGATCGAGTCATCATCTTAATTTTGCAGCCAGATGGTACTGGAGATGTCGCTGCTGAATCAATTTCCCCAGGTTTACCTCACGCAATTGCTTATAAATTTAAACCCTCATGGATTCCCGAACCCCTACGACAAGCTTACAGACAAGGACAAGTAATTGCCACAGATGATGTTTTTGCCTCTCAATTCAATGGCGAACAGATTCAATTGCTGCAACGTTTGGGGATTCAATCTAGTTTAGTTGCGCCCATTTTAGTCAAAAACGAACAGTTATTTGGACTTCTGATGGCTCATCAATGTACTCAAAGTCGCCAATGGCAAACCCAGGAAATCGAAATGTTTGCCCAAATCGCCACTCAAATTGGCTATGCCTTAGAACCCGCCCAAATAGTCGATCAAGTAGAACAAGCATATCAATCGGCGGCGATCGCCACCTTAGAACAGCGCCGTCAACTAGAAAAAATCGAACAGCAACTCACCCATCTATTAGTGCATAGCCAAACTATAGCCGGAGAATTGCAGCAAGAGCAACCAAGAGCGATGGAATCAGTCACAGAAACCTATAATCAAATTCAAAGCTTGGCAAATCTCACCCAAAAGATTGTGACTGCTGCCGAACAAACTAAAATTCGAGAGCAACATATTAGCGAAATGCTCCAAGGTCAATTTAAAACTCTTCATGCCCTTCAAGCTAAAAATTCTGCCCTCCAAGATACTGGTAGCCAAGCAGCCCAAACCTTTCAACAAATCCAATTACCAATCGATCGCCTGATCGAAGCCATAGAATTAATTAGTAAAATAGCCAATCAACTCAAACTCCAGTCGGTTAACGTCGCTCTAGAAGCTTCTCGCTATGGAGGAGAAGGTCAAAAATTACGGGAAATAGCCGAAAAGGTGATGGCTTACCTGCGCCAGCTAGAATTAGACTTAGGAGAAGTTAAACCTTTGGTTGCTAGCATTCAAACTCAAAGCCAAACCGCCGCCCTAGCCCTAAATACCAGTGCTGAAACCTCCTCTATCGGCAACCAATTATTAACCTCCACTCAGCAAGAGCTAAATCAAATCTTAGCTGTCACTGGCGAAATCGGGTTGCTAGCTGATGGTATAGTGCAATCTGCAACTGAGCAAAGCAGCAACTTACAAAGTGCCTCGGAAAAAGCAATCGCACTAGCTCAAATCATCAGCAATAAAGCTCAGTCTTCAGAAGTAGTTAGCCAATTTATGGAGGAACTAACAGCACTAACGGCAGTTTTAAAAACTATAAAACTTTAA